The Pseudomonas wenzhouensis genome has a segment encoding these proteins:
- a CDS encoding D-2-hydroxyacid dehydrogenase family protein: MRIVIPDDYQRVVQQLDCFGLLEGFDVRLYHDAVSDPDVLAERFADADALVLTRERTRIDAALLARLPNLKLISQTGRAGPHLDLQACRERGVTVAEGTGSPIAAAELTWALILNARRQLREAMNGLYAGHWQVNLGQRLYGQTLGIWGYGKIGQRLARYARAFDMHVLVWGSEASRQAAIVDGYEAAPTREAFFEQADILTLHLRLVPATRHCVSAADLARMKPDALLVNTSRAELIAPGALPEALELGRPGQAALDVFEQEPILQADHLLLTHPKILCTPHLGYVEKHSYEAYFGEAFANVRAFAQG, translated from the coding sequence ATGCGTATCGTGATACCGGATGACTATCAGCGCGTCGTGCAACAGCTCGATTGCTTCGGGCTGCTGGAGGGTTTCGATGTTCGCCTGTATCACGATGCCGTCAGCGACCCGGATGTACTGGCTGAGCGCTTCGCCGATGCCGACGCGCTGGTGCTGACTCGCGAGCGCACACGTATCGACGCCGCGTTGCTGGCACGCTTGCCCAACCTGAAGCTGATCAGCCAGACCGGGCGAGCCGGCCCGCATCTCGATCTGCAGGCTTGCCGCGAGCGTGGCGTGACCGTCGCCGAGGGTACCGGCTCACCCATCGCAGCAGCCGAGCTGACCTGGGCGCTCATACTCAATGCCCGGCGCCAGCTGCGCGAAGCCATGAACGGCCTGTATGCCGGGCACTGGCAGGTCAACCTGGGCCAGCGTCTGTATGGTCAGACGCTGGGCATCTGGGGTTACGGCAAGATCGGCCAGCGCTTGGCACGTTATGCACGCGCGTTCGACATGCATGTGCTGGTATGGGGCAGCGAGGCCTCGCGCCAGGCGGCCATCGTCGATGGCTACGAAGCCGCGCCGACGCGCGAAGCTTTCTTCGAACAGGCCGATATTCTCACTCTGCACCTGCGTCTGGTGCCCGCCACGCGGCATTGCGTAAGCGCCGCCGATCTGGCGCGGATGAAGCCTGACGCCCTGCTGGTCAACACCAGCCGCGCCGAACTGATCGCCCCCGGAGCGCTGCCCGAAGCGCTGGAGCTTGGCCGTCCTGGCCAGGCCGCGCTGGACGTGTTCGAGCAGGAGCCGATCCTGCAGGCCGACCATCTGCTGCTGACCCACCCGAAAATCCTCTGCACCCCGCATCTGGGCTACGTCGAAAAGCACAGCTACGAAGCCTACTTCGGCGAGGCCTTCGCCAATGTCAGGGCGTTTGCGCAAGGATAA
- a CDS encoding LysR family transcriptional regulator, with protein sequence MHASERLKGIDVFVAVADCGSFSAAAERLNLTGSAVSKSVARLEERLGARLFNRTTRSLALTDAGVLFYKSCTSVLAELEEVEHALLSQEHEPHGKVRIDLPASYGRLHVLPLIMDFVRLHPMLQPHISFTDRFIDPVYENIDIVVRIGGPDTWPANLGHEYFGAQRLIFCASPDYVRRCGYPENQGELDNHQCIGYLQSDGLVTPWFFRGARPGEMERRAVQPRIALGDGEGAVTAVLAGHGIGQLPTWLTQRHIEQGTLVEVLPDLATDGLPMHLIWLKSRENIPKVRALLDYLRPRLTAHGRLIEADRAAR encoded by the coding sequence ATGCACGCATCCGAGCGGCTGAAGGGGATCGATGTCTTTGTTGCCGTCGCTGATTGTGGCAGCTTCAGCGCTGCGGCCGAGCGCCTCAATCTCACTGGCTCTGCGGTCAGCAAAAGCGTGGCACGGCTGGAGGAGCGGTTGGGGGCGCGGCTGTTCAATCGCACCACCCGCTCGCTGGCGCTCACCGATGCCGGAGTGTTGTTCTACAAGAGCTGCACATCGGTTCTGGCTGAGCTCGAAGAGGTCGAGCATGCGCTGCTCAGCCAGGAGCACGAGCCCCATGGCAAGGTACGCATAGACCTGCCGGCCTCTTACGGTCGCCTCCATGTGCTGCCGTTGATCATGGATTTTGTTCGCCTGCACCCCATGCTCCAGCCGCATATCTCGTTCACTGATCGGTTCATCGATCCTGTCTACGAGAACATCGATATCGTCGTTCGCATCGGTGGCCCGGATACCTGGCCGGCCAATCTGGGTCATGAGTATTTTGGCGCGCAGCGTCTGATCTTCTGCGCCTCACCGGACTATGTACGGCGCTGTGGCTATCCAGAAAACCAGGGTGAGCTGGATAACCACCAGTGCATCGGTTACTTGCAGAGCGACGGTTTGGTCACCCCCTGGTTCTTCAGGGGCGCGCGTCCGGGAGAGATGGAGCGCCGCGCGGTACAACCGCGAATTGCGCTGGGAGATGGTGAGGGGGCGGTGACAGCGGTGCTGGCAGGGCACGGTATTGGGCAGTTACCGACCTGGCTCACGCAGCGCCACATCGAGCAGGGCACGCTCGTCGAAGTGCTGCCTGACCTGGCAACGGATGGTTTGCCCATGCATCTGATCTGGCTGAAAAGCCGCGAGAACATACCTAAGGTCAGAGCCCTGCTGGACTATCTGCGCCCCCGGCTTACAGCCCATGGCAGGTTAATCGAGGCAGATAGGGCGGCGCGCTGA
- a CDS encoding MFS transporter: MSVYESASQSVGSQRGAGLSIAILAFSAFLIVTTEFLIVGLLPALARDLDISISMAGQLVTLFAFTVMFFGPPLTAMLSHLDRKKLFVVILLIFAASNALAAVSESFWLLAVARLIPALALPVFWGTASETAGQLAGPEKAGQAIANVYLGISAAMLLGIPLGTLVSNALGWRGAFWLLAGLSLIMSLAILAFMPAVSRTAKVDFLQQAKIFKEPYFLSNVLLSIVVFSAMFTAYTYLADILERVAGVPPEHIGWWLMAFGAVGLIGNWIGGKAIDRSPIKASVLFLLLLAIGMVAIVPFAHVGLMFCAALGLWGIANTALYPVSQVRVMSSVSHSKALAGTTNVSAANAGIGIGAIVGGMTIANLGSEYLGYAAAAIAVMALMLVPLAHKLAPRRQQ; encoded by the coding sequence ATGTCTGTATATGAATCAGCCTCTCAATCTGTCGGCTCACAACGAGGCGCTGGTCTTAGCATCGCCATCCTGGCGTTTTCCGCCTTTCTCATCGTCACTACGGAGTTTCTGATCGTCGGCCTCCTGCCTGCTCTTGCCCGAGATCTGGACATTTCCATCTCGATGGCAGGCCAACTGGTGACTCTGTTTGCCTTCACGGTGATGTTTTTCGGACCACCGCTGACAGCAATGCTTTCTCATCTTGATCGGAAGAAGCTGTTCGTAGTCATCCTTCTGATTTTCGCTGCATCAAATGCCCTTGCTGCGGTATCGGAGAGCTTTTGGCTTCTCGCTGTCGCACGCCTGATACCTGCGCTGGCGCTGCCCGTGTTCTGGGGTACAGCCAGTGAAACCGCCGGGCAACTGGCCGGCCCCGAAAAAGCGGGCCAGGCAATCGCCAACGTCTATCTGGGTATTTCTGCCGCGATGCTGCTCGGCATTCCGCTGGGCACCCTGGTGTCCAATGCACTTGGCTGGAGGGGCGCATTCTGGCTGCTCGCGGGCTTGTCGCTGATCATGTCGTTGGCAATCCTGGCGTTCATGCCTGCCGTTTCCCGCACCGCCAAGGTGGACTTTCTACAGCAGGCGAAGATTTTCAAGGAGCCCTATTTCCTTTCGAACGTGCTGCTTTCCATCGTCGTGTTCAGTGCCATGTTCACTGCCTACACCTACCTCGCCGATATCCTGGAGCGCGTGGCAGGTGTGCCCCCGGAACATATCGGATGGTGGCTGATGGCATTCGGCGCAGTCGGCCTGATCGGCAACTGGATTGGCGGCAAGGCGATCGATAGATCCCCGATCAAGGCCAGCGTACTCTTTCTGCTTCTGTTGGCGATTGGCATGGTTGCCATTGTCCCGTTCGCGCATGTGGGTCTGATGTTCTGTGCTGCGCTGGGCCTGTGGGGCATTGCCAATACCGCTCTTTATCCGGTCAGCCAGGTCCGGGTCATGAGTTCGGTATCGCATTCCAAGGCACTGGCGGGCACCACCAACGTATCAGCGGCGAATGCCGGCATCGGTATTGGTGCCATTGTCGGCGGCATGACCATTGCCAATCTGGGGAGCGAGTATCTTGGCTATGCGGCGGCGGCTATCGCGGTCATGGCTCTGATGCTGGTGCCGCTGGCACATAAGCTGGCGCCCCGGCGGCAACAGTGA
- a CDS encoding type II toxin-antitoxin system RelE/ParE family toxin produces the protein MSAEEQESVAVSVQLLEERGPSLGFPHSSGINGSRHSHMRELRTQHEGRSYRTLYAFDPRRSAILLIDGDKTGDDRWYDINVPLSDRLYDEHLEQLRKEGLIDG, from the coding sequence TTGTCTGCTGAGGAGCAGGAGTCTGTTGCGGTGTCAGTCCAGCTCTTGGAGGAGCGAGGCCCGTCACTTGGCTTTCCACACAGCAGCGGAATCAACGGCTCTCGTCACAGCCACATGCGGGAGCTGAGGACGCAGCACGAAGGCCGATCCTACAGAACGCTGTATGCATTCGATCCCAGGCGCTCGGCTATCTTGCTGATCGATGGCGACAAGACTGGTGATGATCGTTGGTATGACATCAACGTTCCGCTGTCTGATCGACTGTATGACGAACATCTGGAACAGCTTCGAAAGGAGGGCTTGATAGATGGCTAA
- a CDS encoding XRE family transcriptional regulator — protein sequence MAKKFAELRAKMAPEAQARVEAKAQELLAEMPLHELRQARGLSQKVLAEVLHVQQPSIAKMEKRTDIYISTLRSHIEAMGGQLDVIARFPDGSVKISNFSDIESDLLLQA from the coding sequence ATGGCTAAGAAATTTGCAGAGCTGCGCGCAAAAATGGCGCCTGAGGCTCAGGCCAGGGTAGAGGCAAAAGCCCAGGAGCTGCTTGCAGAGATGCCGCTTCATGAGCTGCGTCAGGCTCGTGGGTTGTCACAGAAGGTGCTGGCTGAGGTACTGCATGTACAGCAACCATCCATTGCCAAGATGGAAAAGCGTACTGACATATACATTTCCACTTTGCGTAGCCACATCGAAGCCATGGGTGGTCAGTTGGATGTCATTGCCCGGTTTCCCGATGGTTCGGTGAAGATCAGCAATTTTTCAGACATCGAAAGCGATCTTCTCCTGCAGGCTTAA